The following proteins come from a genomic window of Nocardiopsis sp. YSL2:
- a CDS encoding ATP-binding protein yields MTDIPPHPGTALSRLAVPGWLYLPLVSLPLWAWALWAVPPAGSVPVLVASVAALASLVVLALVLNRRDRRVRELADAIAGLRADTAALAEDHLPRLAERLRQGDSAETALHRVPAPGDPGGRAVLEAVAAQIAAAERRRASAMVACATAAGRVQALSTTMLADLRRMQERHGDGGGSGDDVLGDLMHLDHSTAQVGRIADSIAVLTGARSGRRWGRAIGMESIVRGAMGRIGDYRRVRVHNVCTQAVAGFAAEGVVHCLAEILDNAARFSPPTSEVHVHVEEVQAGIAVMVEDGGLVMGEEALERARRTVESGLDLATISGTRLGLAVVGQLAQRYGLSVSFRSSSRGGTAVVLLLPQKLIKPLPRPRIDQAPATTPGIAAPPASASPGAAAGAGADPETTPSAPPAAHGEEKAETGLPQRRRGMTLAAAEKARPAPADSGPTTPTKGFGAFRSAVRGQDPNGSSKDA; encoded by the coding sequence ACTGACATCCCCCCACACCCCGGCACCGCCCTCTCACGGCTGGCCGTCCCGGGTTGGCTGTACCTTCCGCTCGTGAGCCTGCCCCTGTGGGCCTGGGCCCTGTGGGCGGTGCCCCCCGCCGGATCCGTCCCCGTCCTGGTCGCCTCCGTGGCCGCTCTGGCGTCTCTGGTCGTGCTGGCCCTGGTCCTCAACCGCCGCGACCGCCGCGTCCGCGAGCTGGCCGACGCCATCGCCGGGCTGCGCGCCGACACCGCCGCGCTGGCCGAGGACCACCTGCCGCGGCTGGCCGAACGGCTGCGCCAGGGCGACTCGGCCGAGACCGCTCTGCACCGCGTTCCGGCCCCGGGCGACCCCGGAGGGCGGGCCGTACTGGAAGCGGTGGCGGCGCAGATCGCGGCGGCCGAGCGCCGCCGCGCGTCGGCCATGGTCGCCTGCGCCACTGCTGCCGGGCGGGTCCAGGCACTGTCCACCACGATGCTCGCCGACCTTCGGCGGATGCAGGAGCGCCACGGTGACGGCGGCGGGTCCGGTGACGACGTCCTGGGCGACCTGATGCACCTGGACCACAGCACCGCCCAGGTCGGCCGGATCGCGGACAGCATCGCGGTGCTCACGGGGGCCCGGTCGGGCCGCCGCTGGGGACGGGCCATCGGCATGGAGAGCATCGTGCGCGGCGCGATGGGGCGCATCGGCGACTACCGGCGCGTGCGGGTGCACAACGTGTGCACCCAGGCGGTGGCGGGCTTCGCCGCGGAGGGCGTGGTGCACTGCCTGGCGGAGATCCTGGACAACGCCGCCCGGTTCTCACCGCCCACCTCGGAGGTCCACGTCCACGTGGAGGAGGTCCAGGCCGGGATCGCCGTGATGGTCGAGGACGGGGGCCTGGTCATGGGCGAGGAGGCCCTCGAACGGGCCCGCCGGACCGTCGAGTCCGGGCTGGACCTGGCCACCATCTCCGGAACACGGCTCGGTCTGGCGGTCGTGGGCCAGCTCGCGCAGCGCTATGGGCTGTCGGTGTCCTTCCGCTCCTCCTCCCGCGGCGGCACCGCCGTGGTCCTGCTCCTGCCCCAGAAGCTCATCAAACCCCTGCCCCGGCCCCGCATCGACCAGGCCCCGGCCACCACCCCCGGCATCGCAGCCCCTCCCGCGTCCGCCTCCCCCGGGGCCGCGGCGGGAGCCGGCGCCGACCCCGAGACCACGCCGTCCGCGCCCCCCGCGGCGCACGGTGAGGAGAAAGCGGAGACCGGGCTCCCCCAGCGACGCCGCGGGATGACCCTCGCCGCCGCGGAGAAGGCCAGGCCCGCCCCTGCCGACTCCGGCCCCACCACCCCGACGAAGGGCTTCGGTGCGTTCCGCTCGGCGGTACGCGGCCAGGACCCGAACGGATCATCGAAGGACGCCTGA
- a CDS encoding roadblock/LC7 domain-containing protein: protein MNLDTLTWLLEGLLERTPGARHALVLSRDGLKLCHSASLDKDAADHLAAIAAGVQSLAHSASVEFGAGAGAGGVRQAMAEFYGGLLFIVEAGHGAHLAVITSEEAEPGLVGHNMNELVEQMGEHLTTPPRAATGSV from the coding sequence ATGAACCTTGACACGTTGACCTGGCTGCTCGAAGGGCTGCTGGAGCGAACGCCCGGGGCCCGCCACGCCCTGGTGCTCTCGCGTGACGGCCTCAAGCTGTGCCACAGCGCCAGCCTGGACAAGGACGCCGCCGACCACCTCGCGGCGATCGCCGCCGGTGTGCAGAGCCTGGCCCACAGCGCGTCGGTGGAGTTCGGAGCCGGCGCCGGCGCGGGCGGTGTCCGCCAGGCCATGGCCGAGTTCTACGGCGGGCTGCTGTTCATCGTCGAGGCCGGGCACGGCGCCCACCTGGCGGTCATCACCTCCGAGGAGGCCGAGCCGGGCCTGGTCGGGCACAACATGAACGAGCTCGTCGAGCAGATGGGCGAGCACCTGACCACCCCGCCCCGCGCCGCCACCGGGTCGGTATGA
- a CDS encoding cytochrome P450 translates to MSDAVRLYGSAFHDDPAAVYRTMRDEHGPVVPVLLEADVPAWLVIGYRELHHVLSTPDVFARSPRRWNAWDRVPEDWPLLPVLAPLPNLLSAEGADHRRRSTAVNDALHGADPYELRTFTTRLADRLIDGFCAGSTAELRGQYAERLPSLLLCWMYGLDDEKGEAITSDMSTVFDAGPDSVAAHGRIAAEFARLVADRRTAPGPDVVSRMIAHPADYTDEDLVAELVAILGGAHQTTAEWIGNALRLMLTDDRFAASLSGARSSVREALVEVLWEDSPSQMNAGRFAAHDVELGGRVIRKGDLLVLGFAAANRDPWLGEGGSRTGRTTSGHGANHAHLSFSHGEHGCPYAARGLAETMAVTAVEVLLDRLPDLELAIPAEEVRWRPSPWIRGVTALPVTFTPSTPQGAI, encoded by the coding sequence GTGAGCGATGCCGTCCGCCTGTACGGATCCGCCTTCCACGACGACCCGGCCGCCGTCTACCGGACCATGCGCGACGAACACGGGCCGGTCGTGCCGGTGCTGCTGGAAGCCGACGTCCCGGCCTGGCTGGTCATCGGCTACCGCGAACTGCACCACGTGCTGAGCACCCCTGACGTGTTCGCCCGCAGCCCGCGCCGCTGGAACGCCTGGGACCGGGTGCCCGAGGACTGGCCGCTACTCCCGGTCCTGGCGCCGCTGCCCAACCTGCTCTCGGCCGAGGGCGCCGACCACCGGCGCCGCTCCACGGCCGTCAACGACGCCCTGCACGGCGCGGACCCCTACGAGCTGCGGACGTTCACCACGCGGCTGGCCGACCGCCTCATCGACGGCTTCTGCGCCGGCAGCACCGCCGAGCTGCGCGGCCAGTACGCCGAACGGCTTCCCTCCCTCCTGCTGTGCTGGATGTACGGCCTGGACGACGAGAAGGGCGAGGCGATCACCTCGGACATGAGCACGGTGTTCGACGCCGGACCCGATTCCGTGGCGGCCCACGGCCGCATCGCCGCGGAATTCGCCCGGCTGGTCGCCGACCGCCGGACGGCGCCCGGCCCGGACGTGGTCTCGCGGATGATCGCGCACCCCGCCGACTACACCGACGAGGACCTGGTCGCCGAACTCGTGGCCATCCTGGGCGGCGCCCACCAGACCACGGCCGAGTGGATCGGCAACGCCCTGCGCCTGATGCTCACCGACGACCGCTTCGCCGCGTCGCTGTCCGGAGCGCGCAGCAGCGTCCGCGAGGCCCTGGTGGAGGTCCTGTGGGAGGACTCGCCCTCGCAGATGAACGCGGGCCGCTTCGCCGCCCACGACGTGGAGCTGGGCGGGCGGGTCATCCGGAAGGGGGACCTGCTGGTGCTCGGCTTCGCCGCGGCCAACCGGGACCCGTGGCTGGGCGAGGGCGGGTCGCGGACGGGGCGGACCACGTCCGGGCACGGCGCCAACCACGCCCACCTGTCCTTCTCCCACGGAGAGCACGGCTGTCCCTACGCCGCCCGCGGGCTGGCCGAGACGATGGCGGTCACGGCCGTGGAGGTCCTCCTCGACCGCCTGCCCGACCTGGAGCTGGCGATCCCCGCGGAGGAGGTCCGGTGGCGGCCCTCTCCCTGGATCCGAGGCGTGACCGCACTCCCCGTCACCTTCACGCCCTCCACCCCACAAGGAGCCATCTGA
- a CDS encoding cytochrome P450, with amino-acid sequence MNDCPVHLYGPRFQTDPTGLYREMRAQHGPVVPVLMEGDVPAWLVIGYREVHHVVNDPAVFARSSRRWNAWPKVPDDWPLLPLVMQLPTVLYSEGEEHRRRAGAISDALAGVDPHELRTVATRLADRLVDEFCGSTGADLRAAYTARLPALVLSWMYGLDDDQGGALASDMTTMIDGGPAAMDAQRALMAAMAGLVAERRASPGNDVVSRMIGHPAAFTDEELVPELIVMLGGGNQPTGEWLGNALRLMLTDDRFADSIAGARRSAREALNEALWEDTPTQIQAGRFAAHDVELGGRLIRQGDLLLLGLAGANHDQRVHQGVHGPGRQGNHAHLSFSHGEHGCPFPAREIAETIAVTGIEVLMDRLPDLELAVPAAELRWRPSPWVRGVASLPVTFTPAPPRGDT; translated from the coding sequence GTGAACGACTGCCCGGTCCACCTCTACGGACCGCGTTTCCAGACCGACCCCACGGGCCTGTACCGGGAGATGCGCGCCCAGCACGGGCCGGTCGTCCCGGTGCTGATGGAGGGCGACGTCCCCGCCTGGCTGGTCATCGGCTACCGCGAGGTCCACCACGTGGTGAACGACCCCGCGGTCTTCGCCCGCAGCTCGCGGCGCTGGAACGCCTGGCCGAAGGTCCCCGACGACTGGCCCCTGCTCCCGCTGGTCATGCAGCTGCCCACCGTCCTCTACTCCGAGGGGGAGGAGCACCGGCGCCGGGCGGGGGCGATCAGCGACGCCCTGGCCGGGGTGGACCCCCACGAGCTGCGCACGGTCGCCACGCGGCTGGCGGACCGGCTCGTCGACGAGTTCTGCGGCTCCACGGGAGCCGACCTGCGGGCCGCCTACACCGCGCGGCTGCCGGCCCTCGTCCTGAGCTGGATGTACGGACTCGACGACGACCAGGGCGGCGCCCTCGCCTCCGACATGACCACCATGATCGACGGCGGCCCCGCGGCGATGGACGCCCAGCGCGCGCTCATGGCGGCCATGGCCGGACTGGTCGCCGAACGCCGTGCGTCCCCCGGCAACGACGTCGTCTCCCGGATGATCGGGCACCCCGCGGCCTTCACCGACGAGGAGCTGGTCCCGGAGCTGATCGTGATGCTCGGCGGCGGGAACCAGCCCACCGGCGAGTGGCTCGGCAACGCCCTGCGCCTGATGCTCACCGACGACCGCTTCGCCGACTCCATCGCGGGCGCCCGCCGAAGCGCACGCGAGGCCCTCAACGAGGCCCTGTGGGAGGACACCCCCACCCAGATCCAGGCGGGCCGCTTCGCCGCCCACGACGTGGAGCTGGGCGGCCGGCTCATCCGCCAGGGCGACCTGCTGCTCCTGGGGCTGGCCGGGGCCAACCACGACCAGCGCGTCCACCAGGGTGTGCACGGCCCGGGCCGCCAGGGCAACCACGCCCACCTGTCCTTCTCCCACGGAGAGCACGGCTGCCCCTTCCCGGCGCGGGAGATCGCGGAGACGATCGCCGTGACCGGGATCGAGGTGCTCATGGACCGGTTGCCCGACCTCGAACTGGCCGTCCCCGCCGCGGAGCTGCGCTGGCGCCCCTCTCCCTGGGTCCGCGGCGTCGCCTCGCTCCCCGTCACCTTCACCCCCGCCCCACCCCGAGGAGACACCTGA
- a CDS encoding cytochrome P450: MSCPVQHGSGGAFVLDPYVTDLPAEREALYAAGPLTRVEFPEGVTAWGVTHHETARALLTDSRLVKDVAHWDDFQNGRISQSWPLLSTIPPTPTNLLGTDGAEHRRLRLLTAKAFSARTVERLRPRIHELTTELLDAMEPAADRPLDLKSEFAFRLPMSVIGELYGVAPSEFPYLRDMYVKFFSSVTGPEEFMRVYAELEQYYDDMIAAKRAEPGDDLTTELLQAGEDGDALTDLEVRGTLQVTVAAGHETTVNLLCNAVRALLAHPAQFALVKEGKVGWDTVVEEVLRYDPPTSNMIFRFATEDIEVGDTVIAKGEALMVSYGAISRDRAEHGEDPHPAAFDLTRSQGRHMSFGYGPHVCPGAALARMEGQIALPMLFERYPDLRLAVPDQELANHPSIIVNSLKELPVLLRP; the protein is encoded by the coding sequence ATGTCCTGTCCCGTGCAGCACGGCTCCGGCGGCGCCTTCGTCCTGGACCCCTACGTCACCGACCTGCCCGCCGAACGCGAGGCGCTGTACGCGGCGGGCCCGCTGACCCGGGTGGAGTTCCCCGAGGGTGTGACCGCCTGGGGCGTCACCCACCACGAGACCGCCCGCGCGCTGCTCACCGACAGCCGACTGGTCAAGGACGTCGCGCACTGGGACGACTTCCAGAACGGCCGGATCTCGCAGAGCTGGCCGCTGCTGAGCACCATCCCGCCCACCCCCACCAACCTGCTGGGCACCGACGGGGCGGAGCACCGCCGGCTGCGCCTGCTCACCGCCAAGGCCTTCTCCGCCCGCACGGTGGAACGGCTGCGGCCCCGCATCCACGAACTCACCACCGAGCTGCTCGACGCGATGGAGCCGGCCGCCGACCGTCCCCTGGACCTGAAGTCGGAGTTCGCGTTCCGGCTGCCGATGAGCGTCATCGGCGAGCTGTACGGGGTGGCCCCCTCGGAGTTCCCCTACCTGCGCGACATGTACGTGAAGTTCTTCTCCTCGGTCACCGGGCCGGAGGAGTTCATGCGCGTGTACGCGGAGCTGGAGCAGTACTACGACGACATGATCGCGGCCAAGCGCGCCGAGCCCGGTGACGACCTCACGACCGAGCTCCTCCAGGCGGGTGAGGACGGCGACGCCCTCACCGACCTGGAGGTGCGGGGCACCCTCCAGGTGACCGTGGCGGCCGGCCACGAGACCACGGTCAACCTGCTGTGCAACGCGGTCCGCGCCCTGCTCGCCCACCCCGCCCAGTTCGCCCTGGTCAAGGAGGGCAAAGTCGGCTGGGACACGGTGGTCGAGGAGGTGCTGCGCTACGATCCGCCCACCTCCAACATGATCTTCCGCTTCGCCACCGAGGACATCGAGGTCGGGGACACGGTCATCGCCAAGGGCGAGGCCCTGATGGTCTCCTACGGGGCGATCAGCCGCGACCGCGCCGAGCACGGTGAGGACCCCCACCCCGCCGCGTTCGACCTCACCCGCTCCCAGGGCCGGCACATGTCCTTCGGCTACGGCCCGCACGTGTGCCCCGGCGCCGCCCTGGCCCGGATGGAGGGCCAGATCGCCCTGCCCATGCTCTTCGAGCGCTACCCGGACCTGCGCCTGGCCGTGCCCGACCAGGAGCTCGCCAACCACCCCTCCATCATCGTCAACAGCCTCAAGGAGCTCCCGGTCCTCCTGCGTCCCTGA
- a CDS encoding ATP/GTP-binding protein yields the protein MHSTTSEPPSPAPDAAPVPLLATAEQALKIAVVGGFGVGKTTLVRSVSEIRPLNTEETMTRAGDGVDDLHGVEAKRSTTVAFDFGRITLDATSVLYVFGAPGQERFWFLWDRLFSGALGAVVLVDTRRLADSFYAIDRLEAQGTPFVVAHNDFGEGTHELADVRSALDLDPNVPLVRCDARDRGSAKQVLIALVRHVRSLVTEGSR from the coding sequence TTGCACTCCACAACCTCTGAACCCCCCTCGCCCGCACCCGACGCGGCACCCGTGCCGCTCCTGGCGACCGCGGAGCAGGCGCTCAAGATCGCCGTCGTCGGCGGCTTCGGAGTCGGCAAGACCACCCTCGTCCGCTCGGTCAGCGAGATCCGCCCCCTCAACACCGAGGAGACGATGACGCGGGCCGGCGACGGCGTCGACGACCTGCACGGTGTGGAGGCCAAGCGCTCCACCACCGTCGCCTTCGACTTCGGCCGCATCACCCTGGACGCGACCTCGGTCCTCTACGTCTTCGGCGCCCCCGGACAGGAACGGTTCTGGTTCCTGTGGGACCGCCTGTTCTCCGGGGCCCTGGGCGCCGTGGTGCTCGTCGACACCCGTCGCCTGGCGGACTCCTTCTACGCCATCGACCGGCTGGAGGCCCAGGGCACGCCCTTCGTGGTCGCCCACAACGACTTCGGCGAGGGCACCCACGAACTCGCCGACGTGCGCTCCGCCCTGGACCTGGACCCGAACGTCCCCCTGGTCCGCTGCGACGCCCGCGACCGCGGCTCCGCCAAGCAGGTCCTCATCGCGCTGGTCCGGCACGTCCGATCCCTCGTCACGGAAGGCTCCAGGTGA
- a CDS encoding DUF742 domain-containing protein has protein sequence MRRSHRQEAPDRLYVITSGRSAGADESLDAVTLIVAESEPAPGMQSEHAEILRMCGAGPMAVVEISAHLHLPVAVVRILLTDLLDSGRVTARHPRPAPSPAKPLASPDVLEKVLVALHNL, from the coding sequence ATGAGGCGCTCGCACCGGCAGGAGGCGCCCGACCGCCTCTACGTCATCACCTCCGGGCGCAGCGCGGGGGCCGACGAGTCCCTGGACGCGGTCACCCTCATCGTGGCCGAGAGCGAGCCCGCGCCCGGGATGCAGTCCGAGCACGCCGAGATCCTGCGGATGTGCGGGGCCGGCCCGATGGCGGTCGTGGAGATCTCCGCGCACCTGCACCTGCCGGTGGCGGTCGTGCGGATCCTGCTCACCGACCTCCTGGACTCGGGCCGGGTCACCGCCCGCCACCCCAGGCCGGCCCCTTCGCCGGCCAAGCCCCTGGCCTCCCCGGACGTGTTGGAGAAGGTGCTCGTTGCACTCCACAACCTCTGA
- a CDS encoding cytochrome P450 — protein MSCPVQHSPDGVPLIHAVPDDVQADRERLYQEGPVTRVELPGGVRAWATTHHGVSRATLTDPRFVKSVDHWADYQNGRVPQGWPLMGTIPTDNTNMLALDGAPHRRLRQLTASPFSARRVERLRPDIERITAAALDALEPRAGERLDLKSAFTFKVPMSVIGELYGVAESEYSQLGEMYAKLFSGNTAEGEHLEIYGALFQFFGEMVARKRAEPGDDFTTDLLNASADGEALSDAEITITLLTVVAAGHETTVNLLTNAVRALLAHPDQFALLDQGEVTWEAVIEEVLRYDPPNNLMMFRFATEDVEIGGETIRAGEALLTHYGATGRDRAEFGEDPHPQVFDATRTRGRHISFGYGPHICPGAPLSRLEARIVLPMLFERFPDLRLAVPDEELRVESALSVNSLAEFPVVLRP, from the coding sequence ATGTCCTGCCCCGTCCAGCACAGCCCCGACGGCGTCCCCCTCATCCACGCCGTGCCCGACGACGTCCAGGCCGACCGCGAGCGCCTCTACCAGGAGGGCCCGGTCACCCGTGTGGAGCTGCCCGGCGGAGTCCGGGCCTGGGCCACCACCCACCACGGGGTCAGCCGCGCCACCCTCACCGACCCGCGCTTCGTCAAGAGCGTCGACCACTGGGCCGACTACCAGAACGGCCGGGTCCCGCAGGGGTGGCCGCTGATGGGCACGATCCCCACGGACAACACGAACATGCTGGCCCTGGACGGCGCACCGCACCGGCGGCTGCGGCAGCTCACCGCCAGTCCGTTCTCCGCGCGCCGGGTCGAGCGGCTGCGGCCGGACATCGAACGGATCACCGCCGCCGCGCTCGACGCCCTGGAGCCCAGGGCGGGGGAGCGGCTGGACCTGAAGTCCGCATTCACCTTCAAGGTGCCCATGAGCGTGATCGGGGAGCTCTACGGGGTGGCGGAGTCCGAGTACTCGCAGCTGGGCGAGATGTACGCCAAGCTCTTCTCCGGGAACACGGCCGAGGGGGAGCACCTGGAGATCTACGGGGCGCTCTTCCAGTTCTTCGGCGAGATGGTCGCCCGCAAGCGCGCCGAACCGGGCGACGACTTCACCACCGACCTGCTGAACGCGAGCGCGGACGGGGAGGCCCTGAGCGACGCGGAGATCACCATCACGCTGCTGACGGTCGTGGCGGCCGGGCACGAGACCACGGTGAACCTGCTGACCAACGCCGTGCGGGCGCTGCTGGCGCACCCCGACCAGTTCGCCCTGCTCGACCAGGGCGAGGTCACCTGGGAGGCGGTCATCGAGGAGGTCCTGCGCTACGACCCGCCCAACAACCTCATGATGTTCCGGTTCGCCACCGAGGACGTCGAGATCGGCGGGGAGACCATCCGCGCGGGCGAGGCGCTGCTGACGCACTACGGGGCGACCGGTCGGGACCGCGCGGAGTTCGGCGAGGACCCGCACCCGCAGGTCTTCGACGCCACGCGCACCCGGGGCCGCCACATCAGCTTCGGCTACGGGCCGCACATCTGCCCGGGCGCCCCGCTGTCGCGGCTGGAGGCCCGGATCGTCCTGCCGATGCTGTTCGAGCGCTTCCCGGACCTGCGGCTGGCGGTCCCGGACGAGGAACTGCGGGTGGAGTCGGCGCTGTCGGTCAACAGCCTGGCGGAGTTCCCGGTCGTCCTGCGGCCCTGA